The sequence GATCAATCAGTgattattatggtcacagaccagcaaaatcaatataaattgaactctgggcggttcaattttgtgaactgcccagagagctccggctattgggcggtatagaaatgtaataaataaataaataaataaataaaacatacaaaagatagataaaaagtgacatgagAACAATAACAGCTTTGTAGAGTTGCTTCTCTCAGGAAGATTGCgacatttcccccctaatttgCACTGAGGTCATAAAAAACTTAGAGActctttcagtaatatgggatgACACATCATAATGGGATTTAATCATCTGATTCCTGATAGGGCACGCCTGGACACAGAATTTGGGAGTGAATTCTCTGAAAGAGCCTGAAAGAACGAGGATGGAAACTTTTCAGATCGCCCTGGAAATTTTGTTAAAATTGGAACAATGTAATGAGAATGAATTTCATAGTATAGACAGTATAATAAAACATGGGCTGTTTCAACCATGCCCCATTGGCGTGGACCCACACATTGGGAATAAGGAATTCAAAACTCCAACGGATCTTgggtggctcctttagagttctgacccaaacctggagcggatttgcTGCCCAGTCCAAAGGCGGGTGCAAAATAGAAGCGGATACAGACGTACCCTTAGAGGCGAGATCTAAATATGATAAGCAGGActgagggttatttatttattgcatttatataccgccccatggccaaagctctctgggcggtttacgaagcTGGCAaacgggaaataataataataataataataataataataataataataataatttatatagcaccaacaatgtacttggtgctgtacaaaatatacagttaaaacagcgataccctgcctagaggcttacaatctaaaatcacattaaaacatatgaaggggggaaaggggttcacaaagcagaaataagagaataatcatagtaataagaacagtaaatcaagctaaaataccaaaagctattgaagtcaaatgagttttcaaacacgttttaaaatctacaatggaactcgtggtacgtggAATCTGCAAAGGGATAGAGTTGTAATGTGTGTATGTGGGCTGTCTTTCTGGAGGTGTCCTCTCTTGGCAGGGAAGGGAACCACCGCGCAGTGGGTACAGCAGTTGCTTTGCAGGCAGTGGTCCCGGGTTCAAaacctggcatttccaggtagggctcagAAAAAAAGACTGGTCTGAAATCCTGAAAGTGCATCAAAGATAGACCAGTAGGCCAAGCTGGGTTGCGACTAACCAGATCAAAGGGACCCCACAGTGTCCCATATAGTCAAATATAATCCTACTAGCGATGATAAAGTTCACAATTAATCATAATGACAACAAATGTACGTACATGAAGCCCTGACTCTGAAAGATAAGATTGATCAATAGTAAAAAATGCTCGTACATAAGGATTGTTCTGCCAGTATTAActcttgttaaaaaaaacaccagtacATATTGAATATGTAAGAGCCGTATTGTTAAATACAACTATTCAGGGACAGGATATTCAGACTTATTGATTGATTTCTCCTAGGTAACTTGGGGTAACATCAATACGACAGTTGGTTGAAAAGGGATACTGCTCTGTTGCATTGActattatatcatagaatcatagaatagcagagttggaaggggcctacaaggccatcgagtccaaccccctgctcaatgcaggaatccaccctaaagcatccctgacagatggttgtccagctgcctcttgaaggcctctagggtgggagagcccacaacctccctaggtagctgattccactgtcgcactgctctaacagtcaggaagtttttcttgagcGTCTGCACCGTTGAGAAGAATGAACTTTCAGCGTCAGAGCTGGGTGCCTGGACGTCCGTTGTCATCATGGTTTATTGAGAACTTTGTAATCCGTAGCAGCAGTATCCTTGGGGAAAAGAGAGATTTGTGGTCCCCTGGATCTGGTTAGTCGCTTCAACGGAGGGTCCTTCTCTCTCTTGTTTTGTTCTGGGTTGAGACGTGCCAGCTTCCAACGTTGTGCCTTGGCTCAAATTTTAGCCCACGTGTAGTTGGCAGGGGGGAAAAGCACGGCTGAACAGATAACGAAAGAGAGACACCTTGTAAGAATTTCCGTACGATAGTTTCTGTCGTCAaagtttaatcatagaatcatagaatcatagaatagcagagttggaaggggcctacaaggccatcgagtccaaccccttgctcaatgcaggaatccaccctaaaacatccctgacagagggttgtccagctgcctcttgaatgactctagtgtgggagagcccacaacctccctaggtaactgattccattgtcgtaccgctctaaccgtctggaagtttttcctgatgtccagctggaatctggcttcctttaacatgagcccattattctgtgtcctgcactctgggaggatcgagaagagatcctggccctcctctgtgtgacaaccttttaagtatgtaaagagtgctgtcatgtctcccctcaatcttctcttctccaggctaaacatgcccagttctttcagtctctcttcatagggctttgtttccagacccctgatcatcctggttgccctcctctgaacacgctccagcttgtctgcgtccttcttgaattgtggagcccagaactggacgcaatactaccCAATAATACCCAAACAAATACGCAATAATACCCAAACAAAAACTGTTTGCTGCagatttcagaaaataaaaaaaaggatttaTATATCTCAAATCATGATTATAAAAGCAAAAAAACTCTGTTTAAAAGTTTGGATTGATAAATGTGTCCCATGTCTGTTTGTTtcttcaaatatattttaaactgtataAATTTCAttaattgtagctcctgaggaaggattacaacCAATCCGAAATGTCGAGCATTTTGCATGTGATTAAGAGTTATTAAAGGTTTTAACCATtttcaacagcaccagagctagtctctcattcATTATCACATTTTAGCCCGCCTTGAGCTCCCCGCAAAGGGGAGGGTAGCCAGCGACCCCTCTGACCCTCGTTCCCTCCTACAGATCGTGGTGTGGAAGCGGTACAGCGACTTTAAGAAGCTTCACGGAGACTTGGCCTACACTCACCGAAACCTCTTCCGGCGCCTGGAAGacttcccttccttccccaagGCCCAAGTTTTTGGtgaggggttgggggttgggtggggggcgTTTGCACCCGACATTTGATTCCCGAACGACGCATGACTTCGATGATGCCATACCCTAAGAACATcaagagagccctgctggatcagaccaagattatttttaaagcaattaaCGATAGAATCATaaactagtagagttggaaggggcctctaaggccatcaagtccaaccccctgctcaatgcaggaatccaccttcaagcatccctgaaagatggctgtccagctgcctcttgaaggcctccagtgtgggagagcccacaacctccctaggtcattggttccattgtcgtgctgctccaacagtcaggatatttttcctgacgttttgtcatactgctcttaacagtcaggaagtttttcctgatgtccagacaagatcaggcttcctgtaacttgagcccattattccgcgtcctgtgctctgggaggatcgagaaggctGTCGACTTGGACGACTTTAAACAGGCATCGGGTGCATTCAGGGAGTTGAAGAGGTTTGATCAGCCGCTGCTTCTTCTGATGGCTCAATGAAAGCTCCCTCTTCTGAGGCAGAACCGGATGCTGGGGAGAAATattccctgcttgtgggctcccttTGGGGCACCTGGTGGGCCAGCGTGCAAAACGGGATGCACTTTtatatttggtcactctagcatagctcctgcagctttaactgttgtgctgaagaggggatttcaccagatgctgcatgcatacaaacgacacctgctgaaattcccttttccatgtaactgttaaagatacaggagcccggtcctcctttccatacggtcaccctattagCTGAACTTGTCCAGTCAGAAGCCAGCATCTGTGAATTCAGTGGCGCTTACTCCCACGTGACCGTGCATGGAGTCGCAGCCATGCAGATCCGCTCGTGTGCACACACTGCCATGCTCAGCGCTGCACTTGCAAAATTTACCACTGGCGTTTAGGCAAAGTCTCTGCTGTCTACACCTGGGGATGGTTGTTGGGGTGAGGACGATGACACGATCCTCATTTGATGCGGCACCCTTCTTCCCTGCAGGCCGTTTTGACCCCGAGGTGATTGAGGAACGGCGGAAGGCGGCCGAGGTCATGCTGCGCTTCACGGTCCACATCGCTGCTTTGAACAACAGCCCTCAGCTCAAGGAATTCTTCCGGGTATTTCATTgagacatagaatcacagaatagttgagttggaaggggcctctaaggccatcaagtccaaccccctgctcgatgcaggaatccaccttcaagcatccctgacagatggctgtccagctgccttttgaaggcctctagtgtgggggagcccaccacctccctaggtcatgggttccattgtggtactgctctaacagtcaggaggtttttcctgatgttttgtcgtactaatctaacaggaagtttttcctgatgtccagatggaatctggcttcctttaacttgaattaacctgttattccgtgtcctgcactctgggaggatcgagaagagatcctggccctcctctgtgtgacaaccttttaagtatttgaagagtgctctcatgtctcccctccatcttctcttctccaggctaaatatgcccagttctttcagtctctcctcctagggctttgtttccagacccctgatcctcctggttgccctcctctgaacacgctccagcttgtctgcgtccttcttgaattgtggagcctagaagtggacgcaatactcaagatgaggcctaatagaggggaaccagtacctcgcgcgatgtggaagctctacttctattcacgcagcccaaaatagcgtttgcttttttttgcagctgcatcaccctgttggctcatattcagcttgtgatctacaacaactccaagatccttctcgtttgtagtattgctgagccaagtatcccccacttTGTAACTGCGCTTTTGGTTCCTCCCATCCGGTGTTCAGATGGGAGGAAGGTGCGGAAAGGTTCTCCAGGTGCTAGTCTCCTCCCAAGTGATCGCAGTGTGTCTCCTtagaggggtgggggattattattattattattattattattattattattattattatcatttacatttatgtaccaccttaaagcctaagctctctggacggtttacaaaagttattttGATTTTCCTTGTTTTGCTACGATGGCGGGGCCTCATCCCTGCTTGCAGAAGTGGTGCTGGGCTCTTGCCTTAGTCCCTGGATGCGAGGATCCAGCTTTCACCCTGCTGCTACTTCTGTCTTGCAGGGCGGGGAGGGAAAGACCCTCGCTGAGAAGTCTGACTTGCAGTCCCTGCCTCCCCCTCTGATCCCGGTGCCGCCAGAAGGAGTCGAACCAGCGGAGGACGCTCTGGGATCCGTCGCCGAGCAGGACCCCCCGGAACTGAAGCAAGACCCGTGCGGAGCCGCGGAGGCCACGAGCCAGGAGTGGGACTTGGAAGCCCGAAGGGAGGAGGAAGGTACGGTTTTCCGTGGCTCGTTTTCCATCCATGAAAAAGAGGCGCAAAGAGAACCGGTGACAGTGGTGGCGGGAAGGCAGGCCCACGGCAGGAGGAAGAGGCCCATGGCAGGAGCCTTGCCCAAAACCTAGAGCCACCACTGAGCAGGCCCTGATGATGTCTCAAGGTTGCTATTCCggaatagggatggatgagaaatttgtttggtcctaattcggctattggatggtatagaaatgtgcaGGGATGGCGTCAAGGATAGGGATGTCCGGGCACCTGCCAATGGCCCACGCCGGAGGAGGGGCCCGCTGAGAAGAGCCATCTTCTTGtccgttgcaacctgcttgttcacctgcctcgcTCTGCCCCAGACATTGGCGGTGGGAAGGATGAGGAGCTGCAGATGCCATGGGtcgcttgctccctggctctctgcctgccaagcaagaaaGTGGAGGCCGTGATcgatttcctgcccccccccaaatggattaACCAGGgccctgagtgtccattggtgccactAGAAATGTGTCCCCTCCattagcttaattgccatgcggGGGGCAATTTTCAATTCCCCTTCCTACATcctgcaacccacccacctcatGCCCAGTTACCCCCTACCCccatgcatggcaattaagcttaacaaaacaaactccccccccctgaTTTTGTACGGTCCGGTTCAGGGTGCAAACTAACGGAcagatttcatagaatagcagagttggaaaggacctataaggccatcgagtccaaccccctgctcaatgaaggaatccaccctaaagcatccctgacagatggctgtccagctgcctcttgaaggcctctagtgtgggagagcccaccacctccctagggaactggttccattgtcgtactgctctaacagccaggaagtttttcctgatgtccagccggaatctggcttcctttaacttgagcccgttattccgtgtcctgcactctgggaggatcgagaagagatcctggctctcctctgtgcgacaaccttttaagtatttgaagagtgctatcatgtctcccctctgtcttctcttctccaggctaaacatgcccagttctttcagcctctcctcatagggctttgtttccagacccctgatcatcctggttgccctcttctgaacacgctccagcttgtctgcgtccttcttgaattgtggagcccagaacaggacgcaatactctagatgaggcctaaccagacaAAAGATTTGTCATCTTTTGAGATGATTTGGGTGAGGAGTGAACAAGGCTGGTTTTGCCTCCTGGGAAATTTAAATAAGTCCTCATAAGGGTTTCTAAATGTGCGTAGGTAGGCGCGACGGCACCGGCttcacccagaaggccttgcctagcacaccgtTCTCAATCCatgcgccacctcttgaaaagcctgaggaaagggtaaaaacaacacctttcccctatatgtgagggaacaaggtaaagagTTTTGATAAATAGGGTCTGtcgttgaggtactgaactgcaggtgtgttGTTCGATGTTTTTACACCGTGTAacatagcaggtaataaatccgagctgacgtgcggtttgtggtaacagaacacaaagtaaagtttattgaaatgtagtatttcaatttggatcaaacctgcttatttttgtactttaaacaactatcccaagtcccttaaaacgctctcttttctcactcctcacaccaaacactctcacgtagcacaagccagactaaaactcccagactgaAACCAAACGTCAAAACtaacctcacaatcccctcagccaacctatttctacttctcacagcatcactagccacacccactcagtcaaacattatGCACTCATTAGACATACGAACCTGCAGACATACCTAGGGGACGGAAAGGTATCGCCACAGTAGGGATCAAATTAGCATATTCGGATTTGTAGCCTGGGGGCCTGGGAACCGAAtcttttagcctggagaagagaagattgaggggagacctgagagcactcttcaaagacttaaaaggatgtcacacagaggagggccaggatctcttctcgaccctcccagagtgcaggacacggaataacgggctcaagttaaaggaagccagattccggctggacatcaggaaaaacgtcctgacggttagagcagtacgacaatggaaccagtgacctagggaggtggtgggctctcccacactagaggcattcaggaggcagctggacaaccatctgtcagggacggttgaaaggggattcctgcattgagcagggggttggactagatggccttataggccccttccaactctactattctatgattctatcattctaagAGCCTAGCAACTACACTTTCTGGGGCAGTGGTGTTGGGAGAGGCCTAGGCGTGCTCTCTGCGTCACCTGTGTCAGTTCACCTGATACCTTACCCTAACCAAATCCCCCCTTTATGCAGGGGGGGCCTCCTTCCCCACGAAGTCTCCGGAGGACGAGGCTCTGGACGCGCTCTTTGCCTTTGtggaggacgaggaggaagagaaaggccCGGGATCGCCTCCCTGCTGCCTCTTGTCAGTCCAGGAGTTGGCGCTCTTTGACCCCTTCTCCAAGGAAGGTAGGGGGGTTGGGGGGCACTGGTGGTGGGACAGCCGAGCCTTGGGTAGCATAGGGGGCAGGAAGCCAGGCACAGGCCCTTCACCGCTTTGGTCTAGTTTCCCTAGAGAAGGTGAGGAGATGactgtagagccagtgtggtgtagtggctagagtgtcagactgggagtcaggagatctgagttctagtccccgttcagccatggaaacccactgggtgactttgggccagtcacagactctcagcccaacccacctcacagggttgttgtgaggataaagtggagaggagtaggattatgtacgccgccttgggttccttggaggaaaaaaggtgggatataaatgtaataataataataataataataattaataataatgacgaCTGGGAAACGGTGGTGTCGTGGAGGCAGGACTCACAGGGACAGGGCCCTGGgactttttcattagcagggactctgatgccacccccacccccctcagatTCCCCTCCACCCACGGAACGTGTCTGCAATTCTCACAGGAGCTGAACGGAAATGAATTTCCCCCGCTGCAATATATTGCTCTGTGCTCTAACAGGAATTATTTGGGGGCAGCTTGCACTTGAACGGACAATTGGGGCCCATTCACCGTACGAAAAGCCTGATCCTTGGGCGGTCATGGAGACCccctagaactggtttgctgataCAGATCAACCCAGAGGCCTGCAGCTTTGGACTCGCCTTGGGGGGCTCCCGTGGTGATGGGCACGATCCCTTTTCCGCTACATCACTGCTAGGGAAcagaatgattttatttatttatttatttacataactatcccacctttttttcctcttgcaaggaatccggGCGGCTTACACAGTCCTCCGCCGCtcatttatcttcacaacgaccctgtgaggtagggaagGCTGAGAGGCAGGGACtgcccccaaagtcacccagttcgCTTCAGGGCTGagcggggactcgaacccggatctcctgagccccagtccaactctctaatcAATACAACACACGGGCACTTTGGGGGGTTTCTCCCCATTCCTATACTGTCCCCAAGCGGCTCCTATTAGTCTGTCGCTCATGAACTAGCCAGGAATGgtttttggggagtggggtgtCTTTCCGTCAGCTTTTTTCTTTGTTCCTTAAGCCTCCGGCGCAGGAAGAGTCTCCCACGGGGAAGACCTGGCTGTTCTTGCTGCTGCGGACCACGGGACGGCCCCGTCCGCCCCCGGAGCAAGAGCGGGGCAGGAAGCCACAGAAGGAGCGGAGGCGTCAGACCCCGGCGGGTACGTGCCCCTGGCCACGGAGCGCATCAGGCAGGCCTTGGAGAGCGAAGCGGCCGAGGACTACAAGGCGGCTTTCTGTGGCTACCGCAGCGGCGTGGATTTACTGCTTCAGGGGCTGCAAGGTAACGTGGGTCGCAAATGCGGCTGGATGGTTTGGCCGCCGTGGGCCTGCATCTTCTCCCCATGTGGAGCGGCTGGGGGCCAGGATAGGCCGGCTcgacaccccccccaccccacgagTGCGGTACTTGTCCGAGCAAGAAACACGTCTCCCGGTTTTTCCTGCCGGGATCCGATTCCGAGTTTCCTTGATAGCAGAACGATTTCAGTctagggtctccaacatggtgcccacggCCACTGCTTTTCCCACGGACGTTTCTCAGCGCCTCCCAAGCTGCCTTCCCCTCCTGCTTTTTACTATTAATTTAgattattaattaaaaaaaatagctgggAGGTTGATGCATAACCAAGTGACAGGAGAGGAACCCTCAATAGAGATGTCAAACCGAAACGAAAGGACCACGGAAAGTGGATTACTGaaaacataagaacctaagagccctgatgctggatcagaccaagggtccatctagtccagcactctgttcacacaggggccgaccagctgtcagccagggaccaacaaagcaggacatggtgcaacagcaccctcccacccatgttccccagcaactggtgtacacaactccttgaatactggagatagcacacaaccatcaaagctagtagccatgaatagccttcgcctccaggaatttatccaacccccttttgaagccatccaaatgggtggccatcactacatcttgtggcagtgagttccatagtttgactatgcgctgtgtgaagaagtccttccttttatttgtcctggatctcccacccatcagcttcatgggatgaccccatggggttctagtattttgagagagggagaaaaatgtctccctatccacttctccacaccatgcatgattgtGTCCAcctctctcctgtctcccctcagcctccttttctccaagctaaacaatcccagctcttgtcaccttccctcacaggggagatgctccagccctttcatcactttcgttgcccttttctgctgaGCTAATAGTATCACTTGTAAGCCTGATCTAAACCAAAATGCATTCATAAATTCACAGAAATTGCATATACGTACACATACGCATACACAATTGTATCGATAAAATCATTGTTTTGACCATTTCTTATATACAACTATTTGAGCTGAAAAACTAACTCTGTTGATCTCATTCACTGTATTTAGACAGTgtgatgtatatatatatatatatatatgtatactgTAGTATAATTTGATGAATACATTTTGATTTCTATCACTATTATTAACCTTACAAGTGATTACATTAGCTCAGTGATCCACTTTCCGTGACCCTTTTATTTTTGGTTCTACAAAGCGAGGCAGCCATTTTcacaccatctttatttccaagaacatTTCTAGGCCTCATGTGTGACATTCGCGGCccaagttacttgtctctgagcctcgTCAGCTCATCCAGAAAACTGGGCGCAACCATTTTGGAGCTCAGCTCCCGCCTTTGCCTCacgttttgtgtttttttttggcgAGGGGCTGAGTTATTTTTCTTACAGCCTCACCGGTTTGCCATGCCCGTCGCGGCAGCTGAATAGGTGAGCATGCCCACCTCACGGcttccattttgtgagagtgcccacaaccaCCTCTCGGCTGTGCCCGCTGACTCGTAACATTTGGGGACCCCTGGTCCGGGCCCTTCTGGCTGCGGTTGAGGTGGCTCGaatctgccctccctccctttgcTCAGCGAGATGCaaagttaaattacggaactcactaccacaagatgtagtgatggccaccagtctggatggctttaaaagggggttggataaattcctggaagaggagaaggctatccgtggctactagccctgatggttatgtgcaacctccaatatccaaggcagtgagcctgtgtgcaccagttgctggggaacatgggtgggatggtgctgttgcaccatgtcctgcttgttcatcgctggctgatagctggttggccgtgctggactagatggacccttggtctgatccagcatcagggcactttttatgttcttaaagggtTCACACGTGCAGTAACGGCGGCGAGTTCCCTTACATCTTCCTTCTTTCAGGGGACCCCGACGCGGCCCGCCGAGAGGCAGTGAAGAAGAAGACAGCGGAGTACCTTCAGAGAGCCGAGGAGATCTTTCAGCAGCATCTGAAACACTTATAGTTGCGAGCAAGGTGGACAGACGGGCCACCACCGTGGGCCTGGGAGAAGAACACCTGCCTGCTTCTCCCAGCGGCCTGGTCCTGACATTGGCTGGCCGGAGCGGATTCAGCCACTCAGCGTCCCCCTCCTTGTGCCTCTCCTCCCCTATGCACGTTGGGTATTCTGTCCCGTCCCCCTCCCCTGTAAAATACATGTTTGTAAATCTTCTTTCAACGGAGTCTTTGCTGCTTTTGCTTTGGGGGGTGGTCTGCCCTTCTTTGCCAGAGTGGAAACACCCCAATCCTCAGTATGGGGAAAATAGAGAGGACTCCTCCTGTCTCCTTTCCTGCCACTCAGCTTAGGTTGGGAATAGCGCTGGC comes from Elgaria multicarinata webbii isolate HBS135686 ecotype San Diego chromosome 21, rElgMul1.1.pri, whole genome shotgun sequence and encodes:
- the SNX15 gene encoding sorting nexin-15; this translates as MSRRAKEDYQRHYTVSDPRGHPKGYTEYKVTAKFVSKVNPEDVKEIVVWKRYSDFKKLHGDLAYTHRNLFRRLEDFPSFPKAQVFGRFDPEVIEERRKAAEVMLRFTVHIAALNNSPQLKEFFRGGEGKTLAEKSDLQSLPPPLIPVPPEGVEPAEDALGSVAEQDPPELKQDPCGAAEATSQEWDLEARREEEGGASFPTKSPEDEALDALFAFVEDEEEEKGPGSPPCCLLSVQELALFDPFSKEASGAGRVSHGEDLAVLAAADHGTAPSAPGARAGQEATEGAEASDPGGYVPLATERIRQALESEAAEDYKAAFCGYRSGVDLLLQGLQGDPDAARREAVKKKTAEYLQRAEEIFQQHLKHL